Within Hydrogenophaga sp. PAMC20947, the genomic segment GCCGAAGCGGTGAGCAAGCAGTTTGTCGAAGTGCTGATGGCGCCCGGCTACAGCGAAGAAGCCCTGGCGATCTTCAAAGCCAAGGCCAATGTGCGTGTGCTGGAAATCGCCCTGCCGCCGGGTGGTCCGACCGCATGGGATCAAGGCTCGAACCTCACCGACATCAAACGCATTGGCTCGGGCTTGCTGATGCAAAGTGCAGACAACCATGTGCTCTCGCGCGCCGACCTGAAGGTGGTGAGCAAGCTGCAGCCGAGCGAGCAACAGCTTGAAGACCTGATGTTCGCTTGGAAGGTCGCCAAGTTCGTGAAATCCAACGCCATCGTGTTCTGCAAAGACGGCATGACCATGGGCGTGGGCGCCGGCCAGATGAGCCGCCTCGATTCGGCCCGCATCGCCAGCATCAAGGCCGAACACGCCAAACTCACGCTCCAAGGCACGGCTGTGGCCAGTGATGCCTTTTTCCCCTTCCGCGACGGCCTCGATGTGGTGGTGGACGCGGGCGCAAGCTGTGTGATCCAGCCAGGTGGCTCCATGCGTGATCAGGAAGTGATCGACGCCGCTGATGAGCGCGGCGTGGTGATGGTGACCACGGGCGTTCGCCACTTCAGGCACTGAATCTGGCTCCCCCCGCGCCGCCCTCGAACTGAAGGCACCTCGCTCCGGGCGAGGTGCCTTTTTTTACAGGGTTTTGAAGACTTCTTTGGCGGCTGAGACGGTGTCGGCGATGTCCTGTGCCGTGTGTGCAGCACTCACGAACCCCGCTTCATACAACGCCGGCGCGATGTACACCCCGCGGTCCAGCAGGCCGTGGAACAGCTTGTTGAAGCGGGTGCTGTCGGTGGTCATCACCTTGGCATAGTTCTGAGGGAGTTCGTCGAAAAGGAACACCCCGAACATGCCACCTTGGCTGTCGCCGCAGAAGGGGATGCCTTCGGCCTTCGCGGCGGCGGTGAGGCCATCCACCAGCGAGCGTGTGGTCGCTGAGAGTTTGTCGAAGAAGCCCGGCTTCTGGATTTCTTTCAGCGTCGCCAATCCGCATGCGGTGGCCACAGGGTTGCCGCTCAGGGTGCCTGCCTGGTACACCGTGCCCAGGGGGGCCAGCTGCTCCATCACGGCGCGCTTGGCACCAAATGCGGCCAAGGGCATGCCCCCACCAATGACCTTGCCCATGATGGTCATGTCGGGCTCAAAGCCTGGGATGAGCTGGGCATAAACGCTTTGTGCGCCGCCCAGGGCCACGCGGAAACCGGTCATCACTTCGTCAAAGGCAAACAGGGCACCGTGTTCGGTACAGAGCTCGCGGCAGCGCTTCATGAACGGCACTGAGGAGCGCACAAAGTTCATGTTGCCGGCAATGGGCTCGATGATCAGGCAGGCGACCTCGTGGCCATACTCGGCGAAGGCAGCCTCGATCTGCTCCACGTTGTTGTATTCCAGAACCATGGTGTGTTGCACCACCTCTGGCGGTACGCCGGCGCTGGTTGCCGTGCCAAAGGTGGCCAGACCCGATCCGGCTTTCACCAGCAGCGCATCGGCGTGGCCGTGGTAGCAGCCTTCGAATTTGATGATCCTTTTGCGCCCGGTGGCGCCGCGGGCCAGCCGGATGGCGCTCATGCCGGCTTCGGTGCCGGAGCTGACCAGGCGCACCATGTCAATGCTGGGCACCAGCTTGATGATTTCTTCGGCCAGCTCGATCTCGCGCTCGGTAGGGGCACCGAAAGAGAAGCCCTCCAGAGCCGCTTTTTGCACCGCTTCCAGCACGGCCGGGTGGCCGTGTCCCAGGATCATCGGGCCCCAGGACCCGATGTAGTCGATGTATTTCTGGCCGTTCGCATCCCAGAAGTAAGCGCCTTGTGCGCGCTGTACAAAACGTGGCGTACCACCCACGGCTTTGAAGGCGCGTACCGGTGAGTTCACGCCACCGGGAATGAGGGCTTTGGCGCGGTCGAAGAGGATTTGGTTGCGGTCGGTCATGGTGGTTGTCTTTGGATGCAAATCAACAAGGGGTATTGAGCAAAGGGAGGGGCCTGTGTGGAGCAGCCGCTGGTGGGCCAGGCAAGCGGCTCCTGTCCATCAATGGGCCTGTGCTTGCGGGCTCAGTGCCGGGTGGTGTCCAGGGGGAAATCGTTGGCATCCAGCGTCCCGGCACCAGCAGGCTCGTCGGCACCGTCGTCGTCTTCGTGTGCCCAGAACAGGCGGTCGGGAATCGCGTGCCCCATGCCGGGTTGAAAGCCTGCGTCCAGGCATTGGTCCAGGTAGGTGAGGGCCTCGGCGCAGGCAGCCTGCAGATCAGATCCTCCTGCAATCAAGGCACACAGGGCTGCCGATAGCGTGTCGCCGGCGCCGCCGAACGTGGCTTCGAACCGCTCGTACCGCGCCGTTGCCAGCACAGATTCAGGCGAGGCCAGATGGCTTTCCAGGTACTGATCCGCAGCATTGAATCCTGTGACCAGCGTGTAGGGCACACCGTGCTCAGCAGCCGCGCGTGCGACGTCACGCGGACCCGGGGTCCGGTCACCGTCCCAATCGGGCAACAGCCAACGGCACAGCGTGCTGTGATTGCCCACCAGGACCGTGGTCTGGGGCAGCAGCAATTCGGTGCAGGCATCCAGGTACGAGTCGATGGCCAGTTCATCCCACCACGACAGATCGGGCATGTAGGTGATCACCGGAATCTGCGCGTAGTCGGTGGTGATGGCGGCGATTGCACTGAGGTTTTCCGGGCTGCCCACAAAGCCGACTTTGAAGGCTTGCACAGGCATGTCCTCCAGCGCACAGCGCGCCTGATCGGTCACCGCCTCTTCGTCGAAAGCGAAGTGGTCGTGGATCTCGGTGGTGTCGCGCACATAGCAACCGGTGACCACAGCCAGCACATGCGCTGAAGCGCTGGACATGGCGGTCAGGTCTGCCGCCAACCCGCCTGTTCCACTGGGATCATTGGCGTTGAAGGTCATCACGCAAGGCAAGCCCTCCGCGACGGGTGTTTCGCTGATGGCGTCTTCTGCTGCGTCAGGGATGTTGGGCATGGGCGTATTGCTTGCGGTGGCATGGGGGGCGGGGATCAATGCACAGCGAAAAGCGGTGCAGGCATTCCGCCTCGCCAGTCATGTTAGCGCAGGCCATGTGCGGCTTGGGGCGCCGGAGCGGCCCTTTAGACGACCGGGCGTCGGACCCCGTCGCCCATTGTCTCCAAACCCCGTGATACTCGGTGCGAATCATGCAGTGTGTCCCTAAGGGGAAACCAGTGGGGTTGGCCGCCAAGAGAGAGGACTTGGCTCGATACAATGATTGCATTCTAAGACAATGCCCTCTATAACCATGACCGACTCGAAGACTTGGATGTGCCTGATTTGTGGCTGGATTTACGATGAAGCCACCGGCGATCCGGAGCATGGCCTTGCGGCGGGAACAGCGTGGGCCGATGTCCCGATGAACTGGACCTGCCCTGAGTGTGGCGCGCGCAAGGAAGACTTCGAGATGGTGCAAATCTGATCGGGCTTTGCCTCGCCCAGCTTGCCATTCACATTGACATTCAGTCCAGGTAGCCATTCAAGAGCGCTGTCCTGACACCTTTTCTGGAGCCTTCCTATTGTGAGCACGACACCTGCCTTGAAAGTTCTGGTGGTGGATGACAGCAACACCATCCGCCGAAGTGCTGAAATTTTTCTCAAACAGGGCGGCCACGAAGTGTTGCTCGCTGAGGATGGTTTTGATGCTCTGGCCAAGATCAATGACTACCAGCCCGACTTGGTCTTTTGCGACATCCTCATGCCGCGTCTTGATGGGTACCAGACCTGTGCCATTATCAAGCGCAATGTCCGTTTTTCAGATATCCCTGTGGTCATGCTGTCTTCCAAGGACGGCGTCTTTGACAAGGCCCGGGGGCGCATGGTGGGTTCGCAGGAATACCTCACCAAGCCATTCACCAAAGACCAGCTCTTGCAAGCCGTGCAGCAGTTTGGATCACAACCGTCCGGAGTAGCCTGATGCCTATACACAAAGTTCTCGTGGTCGATGATTCCAAGACCGAGCTCATGGTCCTGTCCGAGCTTTTGGGAAAAAATGGCTACAGCGTGCGTACCGCCGAGAATGCCGAGGAGGCCTTTCGTCGGTTGGGCGAAGAAAAGCCGGAACTCATTTTGATGGACGTGGTGATGCCCGGTCAGAATGGCTTTCAGCTGACTCGGGCCATTGCCCGGGATCCCCAGTTCTCTGCTATTCCCATCATCATGTGCACCAGCAAAAATCAGGAGACCGATCGGGTCTGGGGCATGCGCCAAGGGGCTCGTGACTACGTCACCAAGCCCGTGAATGCCGAAGAGCTGTTGTCCAAAATTCGGGCCCTGGGCTGAAGGCGCAGCGTCCCGCTGTCGTCCTGATTCCATACGAGCCTATGTCCAACAAGCGTCAGTCACTCAAAGATCTTCAGGAGCGCCTCGCCAAACGGCTGAGTGAAGCCAAAACTCAGGCGATTTCCGCTTCGTGGCTGGCGGTCGAAGTCGATCGAAGCCGGTACCTGCTGCCGCTGGTGCAGTCAGGTGAGATTTTCCCCTGGACCTCGCTGCAGATCGTCCCCTATACCCAGGAGTGGTACGCGGGCGTGGTCAGCTTGCGGGGAGGCCTTCACGGCGTGATTGATTTGTTTCGCTTTCCGGGTTTGCGGTCCGATGCGGAGAGCGGGCGCGGTTCGTCGTCTGCCGACCGCGTCAGTTCGGAATCACGTCTGGTCAGTCTGCATACCGCGCTGGGGGTCAATGCCGTGTTGTGGGTCGATCGATTGCTCGGCCTGCGCAATCCCGCCATGTTTGCGGCGCTGGGTGAAGCGATCCCGGAAGCATCAAAGTTTTCCCCTCGGACATTGATTGATCACCAAGGTGTTGCCTGGCACGAGCTGGATTTGCAACTGTTGTCGACCAGTCCCGAATTTCTCGCCATCGCTGCATGACCGGGCGCTCGCCAGGTTGTCCGCTTCGTCGTTCCATTATGCGTAGAGGGGTGCTTCATGCGTCCCCGTACTTGTTAATCAGTAGGAAGGTTTTTCATGGCCATGCTTGATCGGTTCCAGGGAGTGTTTGGAAAGCAGGGAGCAGGTGAGCCCGGTCTGGACGAGGTATCTGACAAAGAGCTCGCGCAGATGGCCGTGGAGCGGCTGGCGCCCAAAGAAGACGACGGTGACTTTCCGGACAGCCGCATGGCTGCGGACGATGTGCCCGAGCCCATGGCGTCTTCGACCGATCAGGTCACTGTCCCTTTGTTGGGGACCAAGCCGCCCGAAGAGCATCGTCGAACCTTGACCATGTTGCTGGCCGTGTTCCTGGTGGTGCTGGCCGGTTCCGTGTTCTATGTGTTGAGTCAGACCGAAAAACTGAGTCAGCAGGTGGCGGCCAGTGGTCAGGCGCTGATGCAGTCGCAACGACTTGCCAAAAGCGTGTCGCAGGCCTTGGTGGGAACACCTTCGGCTTTCGCTGAAGTCCGTGACAGTTCCGAGGTGCTCGGCAGCAGCCTCAAAGCCTTTACGGAAGGCAGCGACAGCATGTCGGTGGAGGCATTGGGGACGGCCTATCAGGGGCAGCTCGATGAGCTCAAGCCAGGCGTGGAATCGGCCACAAAGAACGCTGAAGTGGTGTTGAACCAGGAAAAAATCCTGACCCAGGTGGGTGATTCGCTGCGCTTGATCAACCGCCAGTCGTCGGATTTGCTGGAAATCGCAGAGACCATTTCTTCGCTGAAGCTCGAAGCCAATGCGCCATCGACCGAGATTTCAGCATCCGGTCAGCTCGTGATGTTGACCCAGCGTATCGGTAAATCTGCCAACGAATTCTTGACCCTGGAAGGGGTGAGTCCGGAGGCCGTGTTCTTGCTGGGCAAGGATTTGAACACCTTCAAGGAAATTTCGGATGGTCTGCTCAAAGGCAGCGAAGAACTGCGTTTGCGCGCCTCCAACGATCCGCAGATTCGGGAGCGTCTGGAAGCCCTTCAGGCCCTCTATGAAAAGACCCGCACGGAAGCGGGTGCCATTCTGGGCAACCTGCAAGGTCTGGCTTCAGCGCGCGAGGCCCAGGCGGCCATCGTAACGGGCAGCGAGCCGCTGCGTTTGGGCTTGCAAAAATTGCAGGCGAGTCTGTCTTCGCGATCGGGTCTGGGGGGCGTGGAGCTGATCGCTCTGCTCGGCTCGGCTTTGTTGGCGCTGCTCAGTGGTGCTGGTCTGGCCTATGTGCAGCTGCAGGAAAGCCGCCAGCGCCAGATGGAAGCTGAAGGGCAGCGCCACGCGGCTGTGTCCCTGGAGCAGGATGCCAAACGGGTGAATGACGCCAACCAGGCAGCCATTTTGCGCCTGATGAACGAATTGCAGACGGTGGCTGAAGGCGACTTGACACAAGAAGCCACGGTGACCGAAGACATCACGGGCGCCATCGCCGACTCGGTGAACTACACGGTGGAAGAGCTGCGATCGCTGGTGAGTAACGTGCAGGCCACGGCCACCCGAGTGGCGCAAACCACCTCGGCGGTGGAAAGCACCTCAACCGAGCTGCTGGCCGCTTCCAACGAACAGTTGCGCGAGATTCGCGAAACCGGTCAGTCGGTGGTGGACATGGCGAAGCGCATCAACCAGGTGTCGGGCCAGGCGCAAGAGTCCGCTTCGGTGGCCCGTGTGTCGCTGCAAGCTGCAGAGTCGGGTTTGCAGGCGGTGCAGAACGCCATCGGCGGTATGAATACCATCCGGGACCAGATCCAGGAAACATCCAAGCGGATCAAGCGACTGGGTGAGTCCTCGCAAGAGATTGGTGAAATCACCGAGCTGATTTCTGACATTACGGAACAAACCAACGTGCTGGCTTTGAATGCTGCCATTCAGGCCGCCTCTGCTGGTGAAGCCGGCCGTGGTTTCTCGGTGGTGGCAGAAGAAGTGCAGCGGCTGGCCGAGCGGTCTGCCGACGCCACGCGTCAGATTGCCGCTCTGGTGAAAACCATTCAGACCGACACGCAAGATGCAGTTGGCGCCATGGAGCGCTCTACACAAGGTGTGGTCGAGGGGGCCCGGCTGTCTGACAACGCGGGTACTGCGCTGTCCGAGATTGACCAGGTGTCGCGCCGATTGGCCGACCTGATTGAACAGATTTCCGATGCTGCTTCCCGCGAAGCCGATTCGGCCAACGAAGTGGCTGGCAACATCCAGCACATTTTTGCCGTGACCGAACAAACGGGTGAAGGTACCCGTTCGACCGCGCAGCAGGTGCGTGAACTCTCTGCCATGGCCGAAGAGCTGCGCCAATCGGTGTCGCGTTTCAAGATCGCCTGACCCCGGTCCGGCCCTCAAATTTCCACAGACATGCTCGATTCCACCAACGACCGGTCGCCTGCGGACACTCCGCTGGCCGATCTGGGTCCGCTCGCATGGGTCTTTGATGAACTGCGCAAGTCGCTTGAGGCGGCCAATAAGGCTGTCAAGCGTTTTGTCCGGGAGTCGGAGCAGTCGCGTCAAAACGACCTTGAGGGCGCCGACCCTGCCTCCTTGCGGATGGCCCGCCAGCAACTGCACCAAGCCGTGGGCGCTCTGGAGATGGTGGGCTTGTCCGCCCCTGCACAGGTCTTGCGAGGTATGGAGGCTGCGGTTCAGCGGTTTGTTCAGCGACCCCAGACTTGCACCGACGAGGCGGCACTGACGGTGGAACGCGCGGGCTTTGCGCTGATCGAATACCTTCAGGCGGTGCTCAACAACAAGCTGGTGCAACCCTTGGCGTTGTTCCCGCAGTACCGTGATGTGCAGACCCTGGCAGGCGCCGAGCGCGTGCATCCTGCCGATCTCTGGACTTTTGAAAACAACCGCCAGGAAATGGCTGCCCCTGAGGTTGCCAAGCCGATGCATCCCGAGCCTGGTCTGCGGGCCATGTTCGACAAGCTGGTGTTGTTGTTGGCCAAGACCGAGAGCCCGACGGCATCGCAACAGCTGGCCCGACTGTGCGGGGGCTTGTCGGCAGGTGCAGAGCAGCCACGGGTGCGCACGTTCTGGCGTGTGGCAGCGGGTTTCTTTGAGGCCGTCAACCAGCAACGTCTGCCCAACGATGTCTATGTGAAGCGTGCCGCGTCGCGCGTTTTGTTGCAGTTTGCGGGTGTGGCCAAGGCGAAGGGCAACGCTGAGGTGTCCGAGACCCTGCTGCGAGACCTTTTGTTTTTCTGCGCTCAGGCCTCGATGGAGCGTCCCGCACCAGCACCTTTGCTCACTGCGGTGCGTGAGGCGTTTGGGTTGAGCCAGATGCGGCCGCTGAATTACTCGGTGGTGACACTGGGCCGGTTCGATCCTTCGGTTTTGGCCCAGGCGCGCAAGCGCATAGGCTCGGCCAAGGAGTCCTGGTCGCTGTTCACCGGAGGGGACGTCAA encodes:
- the hemL gene encoding glutamate-1-semialdehyde 2,1-aminomutase, encoding MTDRNQILFDRAKALIPGGVNSPVRAFKAVGGTPRFVQRAQGAYFWDANGQKYIDYIGSWGPMILGHGHPAVLEAVQKAALEGFSFGAPTEREIELAEEIIKLVPSIDMVRLVSSGTEAGMSAIRLARGATGRKRIIKFEGCYHGHADALLVKAGSGLATFGTATSAGVPPEVVQHTMVLEYNNVEQIEAAFAEYGHEVACLIIEPIAGNMNFVRSSVPFMKRCRELCTEHGALFAFDEVMTGFRVALGGAQSVYAQLIPGFEPDMTIMGKVIGGGMPLAAFGAKRAVMEQLAPLGTVYQAGTLSGNPVATACGLATLKEIQKPGFFDKLSATTRSLVDGLTAAAKAEGIPFCGDSQGGMFGVFLFDELPQNYAKVMTTDSTRFNKLFHGLLDRGVYIAPALYEAGFVSAAHTAQDIADTVSAAKEVFKTL
- a CDS encoding bifunctional hydroxymethylpyrimidine kinase/phosphomethylpyrimidine kinase yields the protein MPNIPDAAEDAISETPVAEGLPCVMTFNANDPSGTGGLAADLTAMSSASAHVLAVVTGCYVRDTTEIHDHFAFDEEAVTDQARCALEDMPVQAFKVGFVGSPENLSAIAAITTDYAQIPVITYMPDLSWWDELAIDSYLDACTELLLPQTTVLVGNHSTLCRWLLPDWDGDRTPGPRDVARAAAEHGVPYTLVTGFNAADQYLESHLASPESVLATARYERFEATFGGAGDTLSAALCALIAGGSDLQAACAEALTYLDQCLDAGFQPGMGHAIPDRLFWAHEDDDGADEPAGAGTLDANDFPLDTTRH
- a CDS encoding rubredoxin encodes the protein MTDSKTWMCLICGWIYDEATGDPEHGLAAGTAWADVPMNWTCPECGARKEDFEMVQI
- a CDS encoding response regulator, which produces MVSTTPALKVLVVDDSNTIRRSAEIFLKQGGHEVLLAEDGFDALAKINDYQPDLVFCDILMPRLDGYQTCAIIKRNVRFSDIPVVMLSSKDGVFDKARGRMVGSQEYLTKPFTKDQLLQAVQQFGSQPSGVA
- a CDS encoding response regulator, producing MPIHKVLVVDDSKTELMVLSELLGKNGYSVRTAENAEEAFRRLGEEKPELILMDVVMPGQNGFQLTRAIARDPQFSAIPIIMCTSKNQETDRVWGMRQGARDYVTKPVNAEELLSKIRALG
- a CDS encoding chemotaxis protein CheW, producing MSNKRQSLKDLQERLAKRLSEAKTQAISASWLAVEVDRSRYLLPLVQSGEIFPWTSLQIVPYTQEWYAGVVSLRGGLHGVIDLFRFPGLRSDAESGRGSSSADRVSSESRLVSLHTALGVNAVLWVDRLLGLRNPAMFAALGEAIPEASKFSPRTLIDHQGVAWHELDLQLLSTSPEFLAIAA
- a CDS encoding methyl-accepting chemotaxis protein; translation: MAADDVPEPMASSTDQVTVPLLGTKPPEEHRRTLTMLLAVFLVVLAGSVFYVLSQTEKLSQQVAASGQALMQSQRLAKSVSQALVGTPSAFAEVRDSSEVLGSSLKAFTEGSDSMSVEALGTAYQGQLDELKPGVESATKNAEVVLNQEKILTQVGDSLRLINRQSSDLLEIAETISSLKLEANAPSTEISASGQLVMLTQRIGKSANEFLTLEGVSPEAVFLLGKDLNTFKEISDGLLKGSEELRLRASNDPQIRERLEALQALYEKTRTEAGAILGNLQGLASAREAQAAIVTGSEPLRLGLQKLQASLSSRSGLGGVELIALLGSALLALLSGAGLAYVQLQESRQRQMEAEGQRHAAVSLEQDAKRVNDANQAAILRLMNELQTVAEGDLTQEATVTEDITGAIADSVNYTVEELRSLVSNVQATATRVAQTTSAVESTSTELLAASNEQLREIRETGQSVVDMAKRINQVSGQAQESASVARVSLQAAESGLQAVQNAIGGMNTIRDQIQETSKRIKRLGESSQEIGEITELISDITEQTNVLALNAAIQAASAGEAGRGFSVVAEEVQRLAERSADATRQIAALVKTIQTDTQDAVGAMERSTQGVVEGARLSDNAGTALSEIDQVSRRLADLIEQISDAASREADSANEVAGNIQHIFAVTEQTGEGTRSTAQQVRELSAMAEELRQSVSRFKIA